A single window of Ctenopharyngodon idella isolate HZGC_01 chromosome 24, HZGC01, whole genome shotgun sequence DNA harbors:
- the rsl24d1 gene encoding probable ribosome biogenesis protein RLP24: MRIEKCYFCSAPVYPGHGMMFVRNDCKMFRFCRSKCHRNFKRKRNPRKTRWTKAFRKSAGKELTVDNSLEFEKRRNIPVKYNRELWSKTVEAMKKVEAIKNKRQARFIINRLKKGKELEAAADISEVKKNIHLIKAPHAGQAKQLEDKMVQKLAEDVEMDE; encoded by the exons ATGCGTATTGAGAAGTGTTATTTCTGCTCGGCTCCGGTTTATCCGGGACACGGAATGATGTTTGTGCGGAACGACTGTAAG ATGTTCAGGTTCTGCAGGTCCAAATGCCACAGAAACTTCAAGAGGAAGCGAAACCCGAGAAAGACCAGGTGGACCAAAGCGTTCAGGAAGTCCGCGGGCAAAGAGCTGACGGTG GATAACTCACTGGAGTTCGAGAAGCGCAGAAATATTCCTGTCAAATACAACAGAGAGCTCTGGAGCAAGACGG TGGAGGCGATGAAGAAGGTCGAAGCCATCAAAAACAAACGTCAGGCTCGGTTTATCATCAACAG GTTGAAGAAAGGCAAAGAGCTGGAGGCGGCGGCAGATATCAGCGAAGTCAAGAAAAACATTCACCTCATCAAAGCTCCACACGCAG GTCAAGCCAAGCAGCTGGAGGACAAGATGGTCCAAAAACTGGCAGAAGACGTGGAAATGGATGAGTGA